The bacterium (Candidatus Blackallbacteria) CG13_big_fil_rev_8_21_14_2_50_49_14 genomic sequence GCAAACCCCACTCAAACCAGGGGAATTGCTTGAAATCAACCTGCGCCAGACTCCCCTGCCCAAATCCTGGCTGGCCTGCTCCACCCATGCCTTTGGCCTGAGCGAAGCACTCGAATTGGCAATTGCCCTGGGGGATTTACCACCCACACTTTTGCTTTTGGGCATTGCCGCCCAGGAATTTGAAACAGGCAAAGGGCTGTCTGCTGCAGTAGAGGGCAGTCTGCCTGCCCTGCTCAAGCGGGTCTATGAAATTCACCAGAACTGGAGTTTAGAATATGCATGAATTCTCTCTCTTGGCCGATTTGCTACGCAAAATTGAGACCGTACGCCAAGAAGAACAGGCTGAAAAAATTGTCTCCTTAACTGTTAAATTGGGGGCGCTTTCGCATATTTCGGCCTGTCATTTTCGCGAACATTTTGAACACGCGATCCAAGGCACTCCCCTGGCAGGTGCGGAATTGGAAATTGAAGTTGCCACCGATGAAATGGCTCCCGACGCTCAGGACATCCGTCTGCTAAGCGTCGAGGTGGAATAGCTAAGGCTGAAGGGGCTTTCCGCCCGTCAGCTGCTGGTATAAAAACTCACCCCAACTGGTCAGCTTTTGGGGGTTTTTGCTTTTTTCCTGCAAAGAAGCAATGCTCTGTTTGGGCTCAGGATGAAAAATAGCTTCGGCCTTTTGCGCAAGGGTCACAAACTCCGTGGCTTTTACATCGCCATTCAGCGCATCTCCCGCGTTCTTGGCCAGGGCAGAAACGTCCTGGAGCTGACCATCCTGGGCAAAGATACTGTGGCGCAAAATTTCAGCGTATTCGGCCACGGCTGCAGCCAGCTTGAAACTGGGTGAGGCGTCGCTGAAGGCTTTCATCTCAGAGGTCAGCAAAGTCCGAGTGATTTCTTTGACCTGGTCCTGGGCATCGACATCCTTGTAGCGCACCGTAATTGTGGCTATCTGTGCTTCGGAGACATTTTCCTGAAAGCGCAGTTCATAGAGGGCCGTCACACTGTGGCTGGAGCCTACTTCCCCGGCATCGACCGCATCATTGCGAAAATCCTGATCGGCAATATCCCGGTTTTCATAGCCCATCAGTCGGTATTGGGCGACGGCCTTGGGGTTGAAATCGATTTGAATTTTGACATCCTTGGCAATCGTCTGCAGCGTGCCGGTCAGGTTTTGCACAAAGATCCGCTGGGCTTCAGCCAGGGTATCCACATAGGAATAAAAACCATCGCCCTGATTGGCGAGCTGCTCCATCAAGCTATCGTTAAAATTGCCCATGCCAAAGCCCACGGTCGAAAGGGCAATGCCCTTGCTTTTTTCAGCTTGAATCCGGGCCAGAATCGCCTCGGGCCCATTGGCTCCGACATTGGCCACCCCGTCGGAGCAGAGAATCACGCGGTTGGCTGCCCCACTCACAAAGGCTTTACTGGCCTCTTCAAAGCCTTTGAGCAAACCGGCTTCGGCATTGGTAGAGCCTTCGGGACGCAGGGTATTGATGGCCTTTAAAATCGTGTCTTTTTGCGAACCGGGCGTGGCAGAAAGCACGGTGCGTGCTTCGGTGCCATAGGCCACAATCGCAACGCTGTCTTCGGAGTTGAGCTGAGCCACCAGCAGCGAAAGACTCCGACGCACCAGATCAAGGCGGTTTTGTAAATTCATCGAACCGGAGACATCCACGACAAAGGTCAAGATCGCCCGTTTGCGGTTGCGCGGCACGACCTCAAGCCCCTGAATGCCCACACGCAAAAGCTTGGTCTGCGCATCGCCAAAATAGGAGGGGGCCAAATCGGTTTGAATCGCAAATTTACCGCTGACAGGCTGGGGGTAATGGTAATCAAAATAATTCAGATATTCTTCGGTGCGCACCGAAGCGGGGTCGGGCAATTGATTCTGCTCT encodes the following:
- a CDS encoding hydrogenase nickel incorporation protein HypA; the encoded protein is MHEFSLLADLLRKIETVRQEEQAEKIVSLTVKLGALSHISACHFREHFEHAIQGTPLAGAELEIEVATDEMAPDAQDIRLLSVEVE
- a CDS encoding VWA domain-containing protein → MKAHYKFWGLGLVLSLSAACATGRNVPNSVSPNYPNYPNYPGTGTGYGTGYSGSGPYSVPAYPSAAATSTPAATSTPAASATPTAAPSVAPSAAPSAAPSSAPTPVPSSLPSGAPSPSPTPSTDIYNYRENFFQNYGVNPFVETGTDRFSTFAADVDTASYTLMRKFLEQNQLPDPASVRTEEYLNYFDYHYPQPVSGKFAIQTDLAPSYFGDAQTKLLRVGIQGLEVVPRNRKRAILTFVVDVSGSMNLQNRLDLVRRSLSLLVAQLNSEDSVAIVAYGTEARTVLSATPGSQKDTILKAINTLRPEGSTNAEAGLLKGFEEASKAFVSGAANRVILCSDGVANVGANGPEAILARIQAEKSKGIALSTVGFGMGNFNDSLMEQLANQGDGFYSYVDTLAEAQRIFVQNLTGTLQTIAKDVKIQIDFNPKAVAQYRLMGYENRDIADQDFRNDAVDAGEVGSSHSVTALYELRFQENVSEAQIATITVRYKDVDAQDQVKEITRTLLTSEMKAFSDASPSFKLAAAVAEYAEILRHSIFAQDGQLQDVSALAKNAGDALNGDVKATEFVTLAQKAEAIFHPEPKQSIASLQEKSKNPQKLTSWGEFLYQQLTGGKPLQP
- a CDS encoding hydrogenase maturation protease; the protein is MNRIIGIGHPLRGDDALGPTAIHTLPRQLDAHTECLALSGEASTLWYAFKGMQRVLLIDALQTPLKPGELLEINLRQTPLPKSWLACSTHAFGLSEALELAIALGDLPPTLLLLGIAAQEFETGKGLSAAVEGSLPALLKRVYEIHQNWSLEYA